One region of Budorcas taxicolor isolate Tak-1 chromosome 3, Takin1.1, whole genome shotgun sequence genomic DNA includes:
- the AMIGO1 gene encoding amphoterin-induced protein 1 — MQPQGDLRGLWLLLLSLFLLVFEVARAGRPVVSCPAACLCASNILSCSKQQLPNVPHSLPSYTALLDLSHNNLSRLRAEWTPTRLTHLHSLLLSHNHLNFISSEAFSPVPNLRYLDLSSNQLRTLDEFLFSELQVLEVLLLYNNHIMAVDRCAFDDMTQLQKLYLSQNQISRFPLELVKEGAKLPKLTLLDLSSNKLKNLPLPDLQKLPAWIKNGLYLHNNPLHCDCELYQLFSHWQYRQLSSVMDFQEDLYCMSSKKLHNVFNLSFLNCSEYKEHAWEAHLGDSLTIKCDTKQQGMTKVWVTPSNERVLDEVANSTVTVSKDGSLHFHRVQIEHGGVYTCYAMGEAFNETLSVELKVYNFTLHGHHDTLNTAYTTLVGCILSVVLVLIYLYLTPCRCWCRGVEKPSSHQADSLSSSMLSTTPNHDPMAGGDKDDGFDRRVAFLEPAGPAQGQNGKLKPGNTLPVPEATGKGQRRMSDPESVSSVFSDTPIVV, encoded by the coding sequence ATGCAACCCCAAGGAGACCTGCGAGGCCTCTGGCTCCTGCTGCTGTCCCTGTTCCTGCTCGTCTTTGAGGTGGCCAGAGCTGGCCGGCCAGTGGTGAGCTGTCCTGCCGCCTGCCTGTGTGCCAGCAACATCCTCAGCTGCTCCAAGCAGCAGCTGCCCAACGTGCCCCACTCCCTGCCCAGCTACACTGCCCTCCTGGACCTCAGCCACAACAACCTGAGCCGTCTGCGGGCCGAGTGGACCCCCACGCGCCTGACCCACCTGCACTCCCTGCTGCTGAGCCACAACCACCTGAATTTCATCTCCTCTGAGGCCTTTTCCCCGGTTCCCAACCTGCGCTACCTGGACCTCTCCTCCAACCAGCTGCGGACGCTGGATGAGTTCCTGTTCAGCGAACTGCAGGTCCTGGAGGTGCTGCTGCTCTACAATAACCACATTATGGCAGTGGACCGCTGCGCCTTCGACGACATGACCCAGCTGCAGAAACTCTACTTGAGTCAGAACCAGATCTCCCGCTTCCCTCTGGAACTGGTAAAGGAAGGAGCCAAGCTCCCGAAACTAACGCTCCTGGACCTTTCCTCCAACAAGCTGAAGAACTTACCATTGCCTGACCTGCAGAAGCTGCCCGCCTGGATCAAGAATGGGCTGTACCTACACAACAACCCCCTGCACTGCGACTGCGAGCTCTACCAGCTCTTTTCCCACTGGCAGTATCGGCAGCTGAGCTCTGTGATGGACTTTCAGGAGGACCTGTACTGCATGAGCTCCAAGAAACTGCACAATGTCTTCAACCTGAGTTTCCTCAATTGCAGCGAGTACAAGGAGCATGCCTGGGAGGCCCACCTGGGTGACTCCTTGACCATCAAGTGTGACACCAAGCAGCAGGGGATGACCAAGGTGTGGGTGACACCCAGCAATGAACGAGTGCTGGATGAGGTGGCCAACAGCACGGTGACCGTGTCCAAGGATGGCAGTCTTCATTTCCACCGGGTGCAGATTGAGCATGGGGGTGTATATACCTGCTATGCCATGGGGGAGGCTTTCAATGAGACCCTGTCTGTGGAGTTGAAAGTGTACAATTTCACCTTGCACGGACACCACGACACCCTCAACACAGCCTATACCACTCTTGTGGGCTGTATCCTCAGTGTAGTCCTGGTCCTCATATACCTGTACCTCACTCCGTGCCGCTGCTGGTGCCGGGGTGTTGAGAAACCTTCCAGCCATCAGGCAGACAGCCTCAGTTCTTCCATGCTTAGTACCACACCCAACCACGACCCTATGGCTGGCGGGGACAAGGATGATGGTTTTGACCGGCGGGTGGCCTTCCTGGAACCTGCTGGACCTGCGCAGGGTCAAAACGGCAAGCTCAAGCCGGGCAACACCCTGCCAGTGCCTGAGGCGACAGGCAAGGGCCAGCGGAGGATGTCGGATCCGGAATCGGTCAGCTCGGTCTTCTCTGATACGCCCATTGTGGTGTGA